CTGAGCAGTAAAATGAGCAGTGATGGAACGCTGCACTGGATACCCCCGGCAGGTAACTGGGTTATTGTCCGCATTGGTCATACCAGTACCGGGCATGTAAACGCCACCGGCGGAGCGGGAAAGGGGTTGGAATGTGATAAGTTTGATCCGGAAGCCATACAACTGCAATTCAACAACTGGTTTGCCAAAGCTTTTGAAAAAACAGACCCGGGCCTGGCAAAGGACGTGCTGAAAGTCTTTCATGTAGACAGTTGGGAATGTGGCAGCCAGAACTGGAGCCGGAATTTTCTTACCGAGTTTCAACAGCGGCGGGGCTATGACCTGCGGCCCTGGCTGCTGGTAATGACCGGTGTGCCTTTGGAAAGCGCGGTGGTTTCAGAACAGATTCTGCATGATGTACGCAATACCATTGCTGAACTGGTTCAGGATATTTTTTACAAAACATTGAAAGCGCTTGCCCATGAAAAGGGCACCGCGTTCAGCGCGGAAAGCGTGGCACCAACCATGGTGAGCGATGGCTTGATGCACTACCAGTTCGTGGATATTCCCATGGGCGAATTCTGGCTCAACAGCCCTACGCATGATAAGCCCAACGATATGCTGGATGCCATCAGCGGTGCCCACATCTATGGCAAGAACATTATACAGGCGGAAGCCTTTACCACGCTGCGGATGGACTGGAGCGAACATCCCGGAAATATTAAGGTACTGGGAGATCGCAATTTTGCAATGGGGATCAACAAAATGGTGTTGCACGTGTTTGCCCATAATCCGTTCCTGAGCAAAAAGCCAGGTGTAACGCTGGACGGGGTTGGCTTGTATTTTCAGAGAGATCAAACCTGGATGCAACCGGGCAAGGCCTGGATCGATTACCTGGCAAGGACTTCTGCCTTGTTGCAGCTGGGCAAACCGGTTTCGGATATAGCAGTGTTTACGGGAACGGAGCTGCCCCGGCGCTCTGTATTGCCGGAGCGGCTGGTTCAAACCCTGCCTGGTCTTTTTGGTGCTGCAGCTGTTGCCTATGAAAGACAGCGGATGGAGAATAAGGGAGCACCCGTAACTACCCGTCCTTCCGGAGTGCTGCATGCAGCAAATATGGCGGATCCCGGCAATTATGTAAATGCATTGCATGGCTATAAATACGATTGTTTTAACCCGGATGTATTGTTACAGATGCGCGTGGAGCGGGGCAGGGTGGTAACCCCGGGCGGCGCGTCCTATGCCGTGCTGGTAATTCCGGGCAGGCAGGCGTTGAATCCCAATAACCGCCTGCTTCCGGTTGCCATAGCCCAAAAGATACGGGAACTGGTGCACAACGGCGCTACGGTGATCATGGAAAAAGGATTTGAGGCGCCTGTTGGTTTTAAGGAAGATCCGCTGTTGCTAAGGCAGGTATTGAAAGCGTTATACGGCGCTGCACGTTCAAAAGGAAGACTGGTTACAGCGCCTTTCCGGCAGACGGATCTCAGCAGCCTGGGTTTGAAACAGGATGTGGAGGTATTGAAAGGTGGTGATACTATTGCCTGGGCACATCGCAGCCTGGCAAACGGGGATCTATACTTTATTTCGAATCCCTTTGAAAGGAAGCGTACACTGGAGATTGCATTCCGGGTAAAAGACGGTGTGCCTCAATTACTGGATGCGGTAACCGGCACAGTGACTCCTGCAACTGACTGGCGCAGGAAAGCGGGACGTACCGTTGTAAGGTTCTTGCTGGAGCCGAATGCTGCAGTGTTTGTACACTTTCAAAAACGGGAGCCGCAGCAGGCATCC
The sequence above is a segment of the Niabella agricola genome. Coding sequences within it:
- a CDS encoding glycosyl hydrolase, with the translated sequence MRKNKMKKVIIWQLLLGWCCLCCGQMAFGQHTAADVKTAFTNPPEQARPWVFWYWMHAAVSKEGITADLESMKSAGIGGAYLMPIGDTSAKLPFDHPVRQLTPEWWGMVNHAMKEAKRLNLKLAMHFSDGFALGGGPWITPERSMQKITWSKRYARSEANSPIKLDQPETNEGYYRDIAVFAYPAKSNAAFTGENIEPRVTTSTGVTADFLALPDVGGKQSFKTDTDAWIRYEYPRPFTARSVRIHIGGNNYQALRLVVQSSNDGIHFKTITQLEPPRHGWQDTDADYTFSLPGTSAKYFRFVYDKTGSEPGAEDLDAAKWKPSLKVMGIYLDDEPVINQYEAKNGSIWRVAANTDTVQVPDRDAVPLKSIVDLSSKMSSDGTLHWIPPAGNWVIVRIGHTSTGHVNATGGAGKGLECDKFDPEAIQLQFNNWFAKAFEKTDPGLAKDVLKVFHVDSWECGSQNWSRNFLTEFQQRRGYDLRPWLLVMTGVPLESAVVSEQILHDVRNTIAELVQDIFYKTLKALAHEKGTAFSAESVAPTMVSDGLMHYQFVDIPMGEFWLNSPTHDKPNDMLDAISGAHIYGKNIIQAEAFTTLRMDWSEHPGNIKVLGDRNFAMGINKMVLHVFAHNPFLSKKPGVTLDGVGLYFQRDQTWMQPGKAWIDYLARTSALLQLGKPVSDIAVFTGTELPRRSVLPERLVQTLPGLFGAAAVAYERQRMENKGAPVTTRPSGVLHAANMADPGNYVNALHGYKYDCFNPDVLLQMRVERGRVVTPGGASYAVLVIPGRQALNPNNRLLPVAIAQKIRELVHNGATVIMEKGFEAPVGFKEDPLLLRQVLKALYGAARSKGRLVTAPFRQTDLSSLGLKQDVEVLKGGDTIAWAHRSLANGDLYFISNPFERKRTLEIAFRVKDGVPQLLDAVTGTVTPATDWRRKAGRTVVRFLLEPNAAVFVHFQKREPQQASIPQPVPVKERVIITGNWEVTFDPVFGGPHAVVSMPVLKSWDAFDAPAIKYYSGTAIYKNQFDWKEEVTGKPVWLELDSLYNLATITVNGVNCGTIWTYPLRMDISKALKKGTNMLEIAVTNTWANRLIGDQQLPEAKRLTWTTAPFRLQGKPLLPAGLKGEVRIVQ